The region CCATAAATGTTcatataaatattcatatatgaCACTGGCTGGCTGTAGCATCGGattccaccacacacacaaccttataaaaaaggagaaacagcagcagatgtcaGGTCAGAGAGTCTTGCACTTGCATTAATATCGTTATATTTGCAGCCAGAGACCAGTGATGTCCCTCCGTTGCACTGTTTCTGCATGCCATGTGGGGACTGAGGCCGCTGCTGTTCTCTGGCGCCCTCATGCGGAGCTGTACAGGGCAATCTGCTGCACCTTGCCCAGCTGTGTCAGCAGCCGTTTCATGCGGTGTTTGAGCTGAGGCAGACGAGCCAGGGGTTCAGGAGGCTCCAGCTCTCCGGTGTAGTCCAGCCAGCTCTCCAGCACTGAGGAGGACAAGCAGAAGGAGAACCACAGGTGAGCACATGGTTAAACATGATGGGTTTAGAGACCCAGAGACCCTATCCTGTTCTGAAGCACGCACCACCGGGAAGTGTTTCGGTGTGTTGGATCAGGGCAACCCaggtatgatgatgatgtttgtacATGACAATCTCTGGGCAATCTCAAAAGCAAATGTGTTGACATCCACTTAACTTGCACATAGAAGCCGTGTGCTTGACTTGCCTTTTACACTTAATAGCTGATGCTGACTTAGCTGGAGAGAAACTTATAATGTTACTGTTAATGTTAACATGAAAAAGTTGACTGCCAACATAAGCTAACTTCATGGACTGATGGACCACCGATATAAGCAGGTGGGGCAAGAAACTTCAAAGTCTAGTTACTAGGTCAAGGCTAGTACAGGCCTTACCGTCCAGCTCCCTCTCAATGAAGTCCATCCTGTGCGAGACCTCGTCCTGGACTGCATCTATGTGATCCAGCAGGTTGATCTGCCTCTGTTGATGCTGCCTGCTGTTATCTGCAGCCTCTCCAGgatctcttcctccctcttccctcgtCTCAGCCTGGGACCAAGAGCCACCCATTGAAGCCTAGAGACAGTCAGAAGAAATCATCAGACAGGATTTTCATTACAGCCAGGTTCAGACCTCATTCCACAAAAGCTTTCTGCCAAATCATTGCACATTATTCATGCACACAAGAGATAAACAATCAAAAAGGATAGTTACATCATGATTGGAGGTCAAACAAATGCTGAGCCAAATCCTTGAATCACTTGAGTAACTCTGATGTAATGTTGCGATGACAATTTACCTACTTCTAATTCAAAATGTTGTTGTCCACTGTAATCAAGGCTGTACATAAACTGTACATACATTTAGGTATAACACAGCCCGTCCTCTGCGATCTACTGAACAATTCCAAAACTTTCGGTAACCCttactcatttagacaccaaaattTGTctaaatagggcccaggtttaaaaataccagaatttaCCTTTAAGAAGTTGCGCTTCATAAAACTTGTAAACTACATTCCTACAGCAGCTTTAATCACTTCCGACACGGAATTCTTGATCTTCTGCAACTGGTGCAGTACTAACTGCAACAATGAGACATTCTGAAAATCCTAGATTCCTGCCTCTGGCAGACATCTTCTCCATAGCAACCGCTATTTTAGTGCTATTTGCCAAACTGACAGGTCAACTTTATGAGAAATCATATTTTGTCTATTCATAACTTATGGTGATGTACTGATTATTATCCAAAACAttcctgtgtttattttgagcATACGTACAGTAcactttcaaatgtaattttacagAAGGGGAAAATATTTCTGGATTAGTTTGAGTGGTTACGCTCAATTCACTACTCCACAGTGACGACGCTGGCTGCACTTTAAACATCCTTGTCCGCTATGGAATGAAGCCTAACCTTGTTACTGGTGCCTGCTGATTTGGGCTTGTCTGTCTCCAGCAGGCTTCCGTAGCGCTGCTCCCGCTCCAACAGTTCCTCTGTGCTTCTCATGCTGTCCTCCAGCTCGGAGCCCTGTCGGGTCTCCACCACCAGCCTCTGCTCCACCGCAGGGTAATATGCCCGCGGTTTCTGGTAGCAATGTTCACTGGTAATGTACGAGTCCTGGAAGGATgggaagggggaggaagagcaggacgACGACGAGGTGGCAGCTGTAGCAGCCCGGCTCAGCTTCTCCAGAGCATTGGACATTAAAATCTCACCTCGGCTCATGTCCTCATCAGGAGTCACAGGAGATGGAGCTGCATCACTCCCACGACACGAGTCAGAGCCAGTCCGTGACCTCTCCAAATGCTTCCAGGGCTGCCGCCACAGCTGCAAGTCAGGGTGAGTATTGGTCCTgcagagcaaaagagaaaataaaatgaatacacagCTGTGTTGGTTTAATTAAAAATCACCCTGGACTATAATATCCAATATCTATTATGATCCACATTAAATTTGACTTCAGTAGataacaggaaaacaacatgCAAGTCCTCTGTACTCACTGTAGGATGCTCATCTTGAGCTGCAGTCCGTTGAGGACCTCTACCACGTGGTGCACGTCTCCCAGCAGCTGGTGGGTGGTGGTGATCTTCTTGGCGTTTTGGTGAGAGTAGTTCTCTTCCAGGAAGGAGAGGCCGTACATGTGACCATTGCTCAACCACTCACGATCGTACCAGTAGCGCAGACTCTGCCTCTGACCTGGGAACAGTAAACACATTGCAAGGAAACTTTATCAAATGTAGTAAGGTGATCAAGAGTCTTTCTTTAAGAGCTCGgctgtgtctgtttgctgttgtagttggttggtTGGGGTGTAACACTTTTTGGATTAAAGGAATTATAGACTGCATTCCTTAAGGCGTGGAGAGTCCATATGCAAATACAGGCTGCACAGCACACAAACGTGAGGCAGCTTTAGCCTGGTGCACAGTGCTATGGTGACACAAAATACTTTGTTCTTCAATTCTCAGTTTTACAGGCAACGTGTTTCACACAACTTTCTCCTCAACCTTGGTAGAGAGTTAGCTCAGCCTCTTTAAACATTCTTAAATCCTTATTTTTTCTTTAGCTGAAAAAAGCAACTGGACAATCATATGACTCTTTCTTTCCACATTTACTGAGGACACACTTGTAAGGCCCCTAGATGCATGTCTCATTTAGGACTATGTACCTCATTTAGGACTATGTACCGATCCATGCTGAAAAAGATTGGCCAGCAGTATTCAGGCCACGGAACAATACTTCAATACGGCTCTTTATTTTTAGGTTTCTATGTTTTTTTCAATCAATAAGGCAAAAGGAaatctgcagcacaaacactttGTAGTTTCACTGCTTCATATTGAGGGGCTCAAATTAATATGCTTGAAGGGTTTATCTGAAGCAAAATCAATGGCTCTTCTCCTATTTCTTCTCATCACTTCCTATAATTGGAAGCATATTCTGGGCTGTGCTTGCCACACTGGGACCCAGTTTACTGCATCCTGTGGTAAACATCTTTTATCAGGAAACACGACAACGTTTTGATTCTGgggaaatgtgtcaaaaaaaaaaaaatgttggtgtTTTATGATAGAATTCTTTTACTTGGGAGTAATCACAATGTAAAACACCATAATTATACAATGTACTGCCCAATagttatgtaaatatataattttccATAAAAATCATCACAATCCACTGATAATTGTACTCCACGTCATTTTTCGTattgtccactagatggcagacAATACTTTGCCAAATGAAAGAGGAAGCATGCAGTAACCATGACAGCTTTGATGACCACAAATCTAATTGATGACAGTGAGTCATTTATAGCTAaaggttgtggtggtggtggtggtgttttcCCCTCACCTGGTGGGTCTCTGCAGATGTAGCAGGTGTATCTGTCTGGAACATTGTCTTCCAACAGGCCCATGCAGGTGCCATGTTGCCAGCACAAACAATCTTCACACTGAGGGAAAGACCAGCATGTTTTATATTAGTGCTACTtcgagataaaaaaaaaaaaaaaaaaaagaagcttgcaATGCcttaaaaatagacaaaaaaaaaaaaaacaaccagctCACCTGAATCATAAAgtcattttcttcctccacctcaCAGATACATCGCACAATCTCTTGGTCACTGGTGTCCACAGCACCTGAGTCCACACTCAAGGGAGGCGTGGTGACGTCCAAATCCACCCCAAAGTCATCGTCGCTCCACCCACAGCTGTCAGTGGACCAGTCACTGATGCTGTCCTCATCTACAGTaacaggggcaaacagctaTTGGTTTTCCATGGGAATAACACAACGGTCAGAATTTAAATTTTGCTCAATTAATATTCTTTAACTACAAAAGGTTTTTTTGCACTATGTGAGTTTTAATTAATATTTGCGGATTACATGATGAAGCAAGCCGTAGCAGCAAAGAACAGCTCAGGattcaatcaatcagtcaagtGTGGTCTTATCTGTGACAGCAGCCAGTTTAATTCTGCAGGTCATGGCGCGTTATGAGCAACAAAATTTGGACACAGATACCAGTCGTGATGCAGAtcaaactaaaacaacagaatGATGGATTGAATCCAGAGGCAATCGAAgaatggaggggagaggaagcaatgtacagtcacacacacacaaacacaccgtcACAGAGATACCCACCATCCACATATATCTGCTCTGAGTAGCTGAATCCGGGCCTGCTGGGGTAGGCCTCAGGCTTGTGATTGTGTGAGGGGGGGGATTTGAGTGGCAAATTCAATTTGGACTGAAGACCCAATACTGAGATGTCAATATTCTCCTCACTACCTGTGTAGTCTGTTAATACAGGGAAGGGGGGGAAGCAGACGTagaacaaaatgtcaactttgaaAATGCTAAACAAACGCCCATCAGGGGTGACAAACTGTGGCACAACAAACATGGACAAATAATAGACTCAAGAACAGTCAGGGACAATCACTTTGATAAAATTCATACTGGCCGGTGTTTTAGGCCTTTTAATAGTATGAAATAACCAATGTGGAAGGTAACCTATACATCTGTGTTCATGCCAAACATACTGTGCATACATGTGAATGCCAACTAGGAATAGAGAGAACAGTGTTGGATTTGTGTTTTGGATTAGTCAATATCAGTGCCACAAGAAAATCTGGCTTTAAGTCACCAGCACTGTCAGAGACGTCGTGTACGAGAGCAAATGCAAGCTAAGATGTAAAAGAAATGAGTTGGAGCTGTTTGATTGGCATAATGGAGTGACAGAGGCCAGCGACAGATGAGTGACACTTCTCCCACACACAAAGGCTCAGCCACCACACCAAGAGGAGTGAATGGAGTACTTTATGCTTTGCAGGCGAGCCGATTCCACAATGTCACAGTGAGTGCACATGCAGAGCAGCAGATATGTGAGGAGGCCCAGTGCCAGGGACCCCTTCTTACCAGACTTggccttctttttcttcttcttcttcttaagtTTAATGCGGAGGAAGTCCTTCTGTTTCGGTTTctctttcagtttgtcttttacTGACCCTGGGGACCGTTAAGTGGCAAGAGTTAAGCCTTGTCTGTGCATAGGTAACACGGCAGGTGACTATTCTATGAGCTAAAATGTTCTGCAAGAAGGGAAACTAACAGTGAACAGGTCTATGTAACACACAATGCAGTCATTTTCTCACTTAATAAACACGTTCTTGCAGCATGATACTGACCAATGTCAAAGCCACTCTTGTCTGAGTCCTTGTCCTGCTGTTGGCATCCGTTCCTGTCCAGCTGGTTCTCCTTACTCTTCTCCCTCAGCagtgccctctgctggtggCCCTGGGTGTTGACTACAGGCGGGGCTGATGTACGTCTGCCTGCAGTCTTCACCTCACCACggggagctgcagcagctccaacaGTGTCTgagaaaaatcaaagaaaagggCAAATGTGAGCCCAGAGTCCTGATATTTAAGCAAGGCCGGAAGTGCAACGTTTACAATAGAAATGTAAGATTAGTAATTACAAGCATGTCATGATTCAGCATTTCTGATTTTGTTGTTGCATAACACTCATTTGATTTGAGCATTGCCGAAATAGTAGCTGATCCAGTTTCTAATAAGactctttctgtcacttcaATTTGGGACAGAAGTGAAACTAGAGAGGAACTCACGCATAGAGGCAGAAATGGTGCGCCTTCTCTTCGGGCCGTCCAAACCGGTGGCAGAAACCTGTTTCTCAGAGGCCCTGGTCTGGACACTCCTGGTGGGGCTGCGCTCGCCTTCCAGAGGCTGCTCCTCACCATGATAATATTTCATATGGTAGTGCAGCAGCTTGGCCTTTCGGAATGACTTTGTGCAGCCGGGAGCGCTGCACTTAAACGGGTTGTGGTCGAGGTTGATGGACAAGACGGGCGGCGGTTGGTTTTTGATAACTCTGTACACTAAAACAAGTAACATAAGGAACACGTGTAAAATAAGTACATGAATGAATGCAAGTGAtgactgtttgtttgataaGTTTTGAGTTGTACTCACATGGTTCTCTGCTGAATCTGTTGGGGTTGTGAAAACCCTGCTTCCTTACCGCTATCAAATATAAAAGAAagacattcatttattcacttatAAGTCTTGAAAATATGCCCAGATGCTGTGTGATAATTCCTGCACTCAGTAACTCATTTTCACAATCCCACAGATCCAATGACAAGTCTGCTAATTTACTCAAACAACACGTACGTTTCACAGGTTGGGGAGGCGGCACGTCCGCTACAGGCTGAGAGCTTTCTGATTGGATGTTTGGCTTCTGCTCCACATCTCCATTGGATTCAGTGGTTGTCATAGTGACAGACTCCGTCTGTGCTGATGTCTGTGTGGGCAACTCCGTGTATGGCTTGGGGGACTCTGTATATGGCTTTGTTCCACTCTGCTCCGTTTCCACCTCTTCCTTCTTTACCTCTCCATTTATGTGACATCTGTCCTCGTTTTGCTCATTGTCTTCTTCCACTTTCACCCCGTTTGTGAGTCCTGTCCCCTTTTCCATGTCCCTGGACTTGTTTTGGTCTGCTTGCTCTgatgtttcctcttcctgtttgatAGTGGGTGCAGCATCTACCTCaccatttgttttcttgttcttctcgTTTACCATCCCCTCTTCCCGCTCCTCGTCCTCACTGTTgctgtcctcctcctggtcAGAGGTGCTGCGCCTGGCTCGCTTGTTCTTGGGACCCCCGTTCTCCTGAGGCCTCCTGTCTCTGCGGTTCGGGACCCTCCTAACCATGTTTCTTTCAGTGGACCGAGACTTCcctccaccaacaccacctcTCTAATTGTCAGCAGGACAAAGAGGAAGTTAAGGAAACAAGAGCAGAAAAAGGCATTCAAGACATGATTGATGGAGGACaaagaacacacagagacagttgTCACATATATGTACAAAATTGAGTATGGACATTAATGCTCACTAATTTCATTTACCTCTTTAATAAAAGGTTTCACGTGTATCCCCTTCACTGTCTGGATAACTCCATCATAGAACTTCACAGTGTAGGATGCTGAGGGGGATAAAGGAGAACTGAGATAAGTGCCAGCTGCTAGTCGGGTAGATAGACAAACTAGTTTTGAAGTAGCTACGCTTCAattgttctttttgttcttgGTGAGATATTCCCCTATTTAGAGACAGATATATCTTCATAGTTTCTATTGCTATGCAATACCACAGTTTccttttagaaaacaaaagtgacCCGTTAACATTTTAGACTATGCTCCGTATTGCACAAATCTGTATTGACACCACACAAGTTGAATTATCAGAAGAAAACCTTTAACATCTTCCAGCAAAATGTTGCTCAATCAAACTTATCATAATCATCACCTCGAAACACTACGTATCCATAAACGTTTCTCCTCAAAACgtatataaatacaaaatgacacCTGAGGTTACTGATACTCACCATCtttattgactgaaatgacCTTAGCGGGGTAGAAACGGCAGTCAGACCAGCTGGCCAGGACCTTATCATTCACATGAAAGCCCTGAAGGAAGGACAGAGACATTTGATTTAGGACATACAGTCTGTACCTTGTTATGGTAGGTACAGACTGGGAGGGTGGAGATGTTAAATGCTAACAAAACCATCATTGTTGTTATATCTTTATTAAAGTGACGCAAGTTAAGTAGCAGATACCCATTTAGCTTATGCAAATAAATCCCCAGTATCATGTTGCAGCTTTCAGATGAGGAACCCCTCTCttgcagaaacacactgtggaAACTACGCTACGAGATAACCCCAGACGTGGAGCAGAACTTCCAATTTCTGTATGCAACTCAAGTTAAAGCAAGCATGAACAGCGTTCTTGGCTTACAGGAACAGGAGCGTCGTCCTGCAGGCCCTGCCGCCTCAGCTGAACCCTCTCCACTGGTCTCAGGTAGGGACTTGTCCAGTCAAACCACTCGTCGTAACGGTGGCTCCACTGGCGGTAATGGATTAGTACTTTTTCACCTTCGTAGTCAATCTTCTCTATGTTGGCAGCATACCTACACGACAAAAGAAATGCAATAATGCGTGACTGGGGAGGGAAAGGTTTAAGTTCCTTATCCTATGTCTCAAACATAATGAGAGTGGCAAGTCAGTAAAAATTAATCAATcttgaaaatgtcaaacgtAAAGAAGCACAATGAATCATGAGACACTGCTTAACTTAAGACGATGGTGTGCTGGGGGCTGTGTAGGACATTAAACACTAAGCCActgtaatgtgattacttttaTCGATTACAAATTCAGTACTACATTAAAGTTACAACCTCCGGTAACGCGCTGTTATTCCCAACATTTTAGGTGGTGAGCTTGTTGGTCTTTAAGCCAGGAGTTGAACAGGAGGACCAATATCAACTGtatttgtattgcattatatacatttttgagTCTATTAAAATAGTTGATTAACAAGTTGCAATTCGCTATACGTGTACATTTTACGACCACTAGCCCCCGCTTCAAAACAACGCAAGCATgatgactgtctgtctgtattaGCCCCCACATGCtctatatgaatgtgtgtgcgccCGCTCAGCTGAGAAGTTGTGTCCTGCCGagttgagagcagagagagtcgTCTTCAGTGTAAAATATTAGCAAAATAAGTGATGACAAAGCACATTAAGAATTGCATTGATTGCACAGACGGGAGACATCCTCATTAGACGAGCTACTTCGGAAAACAGCGGTGGCAGCAACTTGATTGCGCAGTAAGCATTAAAAAGTCTACTGAAAGCACTCCATATATACCATATAATATACTCCATATATGCCATACAGACGTGTATGGGCttaatgaatgaacaaatgaatgatttatctttatttacatttcaatttTACAGCAGAGCCATCTCTAAGACGCATtgcaaacacactaaaacaGGCAAAGTAACAGGCCATTGTCATCTGAGGAATACATAGGCTATGCTTCAGCTTCACACTGTAATTTAACACCGTAAACATTTCCAGAATGCACCTGTATTTTGCTATCAACCAATTTACAAACTAATGTCAGAGCCCccaaatcatgttttaaaaataaaatatgatgtaatggAACTTCCTGCAGTAATATATATGATCAAGTATATGTTTTTCCacatcatacattttatttggtttaCATTTTTGGTTACCCTGTCATTGAGTTACATTCTCCTGCTTTGGTGTGTAACAAAGTGAAAATTCATTCTTAAATCATACCTGCTTACTGCCCATAAATAGAGaagaaagtgagggagaggaaataTGCCAGCCAAAAGGACGCTAGAGTGTAATTCTCCTTAACAATAATTCAAGAATGTGCCAAAGGCCACCAAAGTTGGGCTTATACAGCAATATTTTTTCTCCGGTGGGGTTCCCGGAGCCCCCTAGCTGGCTACTTTTGCCTTTTGAAAAGACCTGATGCTGTATTGTAACTAGTACAGGAATGTTATTACTTTTTTCAATGAGTAATAAGTGGGGACCAGTCAATGCAGGGCTGCTGTGCTTgtgatgtgcatgtgtacatCTTTCCTTGTGTAACAATGGTAATTTTGATTTCTATCTTTTTAGTGTAttgtaacattaaaatgactataataaatataattaaacaGTGACAGATTAATTTCAGTCTTTCATTATAGTCCAGATCAAAGGCTGCTTGAGAGCACACACCCATCAACAGCTGTTGTTTACTGGCAAAGGAGCAGTGATGCAATGAAAGGTCTGGGTGGCTCTCTTCACTCTTTTCTTGATCTTTTAATGTTTGATAGACATACAGAAAAGCAAGCCCAGGCCCCAGAAAGAAGAGAATGAGAATctatgagagagagtgaaggaagtGAAGAGTTACAGGGATGGAGAGGAATGAGGGAGGCCATGACTCACCAGTTTTTGAGGCTGTCTCTGGCCTCAAGCTGAGCTCCCACCTCAAATGATATCCCTCTTCTGGTAGGGGGCGTCTTACTCATACTGCCCACATCAAGGCTCccttcctgcacacacacatacacacacattaactgaTAAACATACCAATCAAAACTACACCCATATGACCTTGGGTACACTACTGAGAAGACACATTGTGTCACTACAAGAGACCATCAAGGACTATCAGTCAGCCATGTCTTTCTCAGGTCATCCCTAACTATTATTTTCCCAGAAGACTGTGGCAAATCACAGCTTTGCACCTGAGTAGCAATTTTGGTGTTAAAAGGCAAGTAAGCCACTCCCACTGTATGCCAGTAGAACAATAATGCAGTCCAGACTGGGAAAAAGATATTACTAGTGTAACCATACACAAGCTACAGATTAGAAATGTTGTATTATAGCACAACACAGTGTGAAGCAAGGGAAAACTGACATATCACGGTGAGCCATGCCCCTCAAATGGTGGTGAAATGTGCAACTAATACCAGATGATCAGTGATCCCTAGTTGAGACAGCAGGGATGTCTAAGAACGCCATCACACAGGTTCCTATGAGGATCTTTGTCAAAATgatcaatatttaattttagTAGTATTGCATTGCCCATCAAGAAGGCACAATGGGAAAAGGTACAAGAATGACTAAGATGACTTGCTCATAGCTTTCACTTCCTA is a window of Enoplosus armatus isolate fEnoArm2 chromosome 3, fEnoArm2.hap1, whole genome shotgun sequence DNA encoding:
- the phf20a gene encoding PHD finger protein 20, coding for MSKTPPTRRGISFEVGAQLEARDSLKNWYAANIEKIDYEGEKVLIHYRQWSHRYDEWFDWTSPYLRPVERVQLRRQGLQDDAPVPGFHVNDKVLASWSDCRFYPAKVISVNKDASYTVKFYDGVIQTVKGIHVKPFIKERGGVGGGKSRSTERNMVRRVPNRRDRRPQENGGPKNKRARRSTSDQEEDSNSEDEEREEGMVNEKNKKTNGEVDAAPTIKQEEETSEQADQNKSRDMEKGTGLTNGVKVEEDNEQNEDRCHINGEVKKEEVETEQSGTKPYTESPKPYTELPTQTSAQTESVTMTTTESNGDVEQKPNIQSESSQPVADVPPPQPVKPVRKQGFHNPNRFSREPLYRVIKNQPPPVLSINLDHNPFKCSAPGCTKSFRKAKLLHYHMKYYHGEEQPLEGERSPTRSVQTRASEKQVSATGLDGPKRRRTISASMHTVGAAAAPRGEVKTAGRRTSAPPVVNTQGHQQRALLREKSKENQLDRNGCQQQDKDSDKSGFDIGSVKDKLKEKPKQKDFLRIKLKKKKKKKKAKSDYTGSEENIDISVLGLQSKLNLPLKSPPSHNHKPEAYPSRPGFSYSEQIYVDDEDSISDWSTDSCGWSDDDFGVDLDVTTPPLSVDSGAVDTSDQEIVRCICEVEEENDFMIQCEDCLCWQHGTCMGLLEDNVPDRYTCYICRDPPGQRQSLRYWYDREWLSNGHMYGLSFLEENYSHQNAKKITTTHQLLGDVHHVVEVLNGLQLKMSILQTNTHPDLQLWRQPWKHLERSRTGSDSCRGSDAAPSPVTPDEDMSRGEILMSNALEKLSRAATAATSSSSCSSSPFPSFQDSYITSEHCYQKPRAYYPAVEQRLVVETRQGSELEDSMRSTEELLEREQRYGSLLETDKPKSAGTSNKASMGGSWSQAETREEGGRDPGEAADNSRQHQQRQINLLDHIDAVQDEVSHRMDFIERELDVLESWLDYTGELEPPEPLARLPQLKHRMKRLLTQLGKVQQIALYSSA